A part of Cannabis sativa cultivar Pink pepper isolate KNU-18-1 chromosome 6, ASM2916894v1, whole genome shotgun sequence genomic DNA contains:
- the LOC115695870 gene encoding protein WHAT'S THIS FACTOR 1, chloroplastic, whose product MVCSRKSSMSSMALSLPFSTNQREYPITEFLPRNPAHCYLGNIGKLCKDSKTKPKPNLSLSISCSSIKTVRSPSLDRHIVKQHKIRFVQKLITLLLSKPKHYIPLHILSKCRPYLSISTPKSILSMICRYPTIFELFSIEWPPFPLNATKTYPQLCVRLTPAAETLAARELSYKLAISATLVQKLQKLLMLSSHKRLLLSKIVHLAPDLGLPPNFRSRLCNDHPDKFKIVDTSYGRALELVTWEEDLAKALPSPDVKSRELIVDRPLKFKHLRLRKGLNLKRRHHDFLIKFGEIPDVCPYKTPAAELVKESIEAEKRGCAVVREVLGMTVEKRTLIDHLTHFRKEFGLSNKLRGMIIRHPELFYVSLKGHRDSVLLVEGFDDNGRLLEKDPSLDIREELMKLVIQGKRMRRDRRRARKSGIDICDSNDDKHDEDDGDSEDDDDYGDGFENLFESEDSVFEDGHNESNEVVSYRDNAEFWSTYLGNYPNDEDERSLEPW is encoded by the coding sequence ATGGTCTGTTCTCGAAAATCATCAATGTCATCAATGGCATTATCTTTACCATTTTCCACCAATCAAAGAGAATACCCAATAACTGAATTCCTCCCTAGAAACCCTGCTCATTGCTATCTGGGCAACATAGGAAAATTATGTAAAGACAGTaaaacaaaaccaaaaccaAATCTTTCCCTTTCAATTTCTTGTTCATCCATTAAAACAGTTCGTAGTCCTAGTTTAGATAGGCATATAGTAAAGCAACACAAGATAAGGTTTGTTCAAAAGTTGATAACTTTACTCTTATCTAAACCAAAACACTATATACCTCTTCATATACTTTCCAAATGTAGACCTTATCTCTCTATTTCAACACCAAAGTCAATTCTTTCAATGATATGTCGTTACCCTACAATATTTGAACTCTTTTCTATTGAATGGCCACCATTTCCACTCAATGCTACCAAGACATATCCCCAACTCTGTGTTCGTTTAACCCCGGCTGCAGAGACTCTTGCAGCCCGGGAATTAAGCTACAAGTTAGCTATTTCGGCTACATTGGTACAAAAGCTTCAGAAACTTCTTATGCTCTCTTCTCATAAGAGATTGCTTTTGTCGAAAATCGTTCATCTTGCTCCTGATCTTGGTCTTCCTCCTAATTTTAGATCGCGCCTTTGTAATGATCACCCGGATAAGTTCAAGATTGTTGACACTTCGTATGGCCGAGCACTTGAACTTGTCACTTGGGAGGAAGATCTTGCAAAGGCTTTACCTTCTCCTGATGTTAAATCGCGGGAGTTGATAGTTGATAGGCCGTTGAAGTTTAAGCATTTGAGATTGAGgaaaggattgaacttgaagaGGCGTCATCATGATTTTTTGATTAAGTTTGGTGAAATTCCTGATGTTTGTCCTTACAAAACTCCTGCTGCTGAGTTGGTGAAGGAGTCTATTGAGGCTGAGAAAAGAGGTTGCGCGGTGGTGCGTGAGGTGTTAGGAATGACAGTAGAGAAGAGGACATTGATTGATCACTTGACTCATTTTAGAAAGGAGTTTGGACTGTCCAACAAGTTGAGGGGGATGATCATAAGACATCCGGAGTTATTCTACGTGAGCTTGAAAGGGCATCGAGATTCAGTGCTCTTGGTAGAAGGGTTTGATGATAATGGCAGGCTTTTGGAGAAAGATCCATCTTTGGATATAAGAGAAGAGTTAATGAAATTGGTCATACAGGGGAAGAGAATGAGGAGAGACAGGAGAAGAGCTCGGAAGAGTGGCATTGACATTTGCGATTCTAATGATGATAAACACGATGAAGATGATGGTGATAGCGAAGACGACGATGATTATGGTGATGGTTTTGAGAATTTGTTTGAATCTGAAGATTCAGTTTTTGAGGATGGCCATAATGAGAGCAATGAAGTTGTGTCTTATAGAGATAATGCAGAGTTTTGGAGTACTTATTTGGGGAATTACCCCAATGATGAAGATGAAAGATCTTTGGAACCTTGGTAG